A region of Nocardioides alkalitolerans DNA encodes the following proteins:
- a CDS encoding helix-turn-helix transcriptional regulator: MTETEACSPVPGLAATADVASVQVVLAALADPVRLEMVRRLAAAPERTERCSALYDDIGKSTASHHFKVLREAGLTERAYVGGVLHQRLCLDAVEAALPGLLPSVLSGLG; this comes from the coding sequence ATGACCGAGACGGAGGCGTGCTCCCCCGTGCCCGGGCTCGCGGCGACCGCCGACGTGGCGTCGGTGCAGGTCGTGCTGGCCGCGCTCGCCGACCCGGTGCGGCTCGAGATGGTGCGGCGCCTGGCGGCCGCCCCCGAGCGCACCGAGCGCTGCTCGGCGCTCTACGACGACATCGGCAAGTCCACCGCCAGCCACCACTTCAAGGTGCTGCGCGAGGCCGGCCTGACGGAGCGCGCCTACGTGGGCGGTGTGCTCCACCAGCGCCTCTGCCTCGACGCGGTCGAGGCCGCCCTGCCCGGACTGCTCCCGTCGGTGCTGTCCGGGCTGGGCTGA
- a CDS encoding adenylosuccinate synthase yields the protein MPAIIILGAQWGDEGKGKATDLLATTDDIDYVVRTSGGHNAGHTIVVDGKKFATHLLPSGIITKGATCVIGNGVVVSPEALFRELDLLHEQGVETAELLVSANAHVIASYHSTIDKVTERFLGNKKIGTTGRGIGPAYADKVNRVGIRIADIFDEKILTQKVEAALETRNHLLSKVYNRRAIEVGAVVEELTSYAERLRPMVADTSLLINEALDADKTVLFEGAQATMLDVDHGTYPFVTSSNPVAGGVCVGGGIGPTRIDRVVGVIKAYTTRVGSGPFPTELFDADGEALQRIGGEVGVSTGRTRRCGWYDAVIARYATRVNGLTEFFLTKLDVLDSWERIPVCVAYEVDGQRVEEMPMTQTEFHHATPVYEYFEGWQTDISGCRTFEELPANAQTYVKALEELSGAPFWGVGVGPGREQTIVVNPV from the coding sequence ATGCCCGCGATCATCATCCTGGGCGCCCAGTGGGGCGACGAGGGCAAGGGCAAGGCGACCGACCTGCTCGCCACGACGGACGACATCGACTACGTCGTCCGCACGAGCGGCGGCCACAACGCCGGCCACACCATCGTCGTGGACGGCAAGAAGTTCGCGACCCACCTGCTGCCGAGCGGCATCATCACCAAGGGCGCGACCTGCGTCATCGGCAACGGGGTCGTGGTGTCCCCCGAGGCGCTGTTCCGCGAGCTGGACCTGCTCCACGAGCAGGGCGTGGAGACCGCCGAGCTGCTCGTCAGCGCCAACGCGCACGTCATCGCGTCGTACCACTCCACGATCGACAAGGTCACCGAGCGGTTCCTCGGCAACAAGAAGATCGGCACGACGGGCCGCGGCATCGGCCCGGCCTACGCCGACAAGGTCAACCGCGTCGGCATCCGCATCGCCGACATCTTCGACGAGAAGATCCTGACCCAGAAGGTCGAGGCGGCGCTCGAGACGCGCAACCACCTGCTGTCGAAGGTCTACAACCGCCGGGCCATCGAGGTCGGGGCGGTCGTGGAGGAGCTGACGTCCTACGCCGAGCGCCTGCGCCCGATGGTGGCCGACACCTCGCTGCTCATCAACGAGGCGCTCGACGCCGACAAGACGGTGCTCTTCGAGGGCGCCCAGGCGACGATGCTCGACGTCGACCACGGCACCTATCCCTTTGTCACCTCGTCGAACCCGGTCGCCGGCGGCGTCTGCGTCGGCGGCGGCATCGGACCCACCCGCATCGACCGCGTGGTGGGCGTCATCAAGGCGTACACCACCCGCGTCGGCTCGGGCCCGTTCCCGACGGAGCTGTTCGACGCCGACGGCGAGGCGCTGCAGCGCATCGGCGGGGAGGTCGGCGTCTCGACCGGCCGCACGCGCCGCTGCGGCTGGTACGACGCGGTGATCGCCCGCTACGCGACCCGCGTCAACGGCCTCACGGAGTTCTTCCTGACGAAGCTCGACGTGCTCGACTCCTGGGAGCGCATCCCGGTGTGCGTGGCCTACGAGGTCGACGGTCAGCGGGTCGAGGAGATGCCGATGACCCAGACCGAGTTCCACCACGCGACACCGGTCTACGAGTACTTCGAGGGCTGGCAGACCGACATCTCGGGCTGCCGCACCTTCGAGGAGCTGCCGGCCAACGCCCAGACCTACGTCAAGGCGCTGGAGGAGCTCTCCGGTGCGCCGTTCTGGGGAGTCGGCGTGGGCCCCGGCCGCGAGCAGACCATCGTGGTCAACCCGGTCTGA
- a CDS encoding diacylglycerol kinase family protein, with amino-acid sequence MDPLLVITNASAGTSDEETLERALDVLREKASVEVAATSNPGELDGVLHRAGSRRIVVAGGDGSLHAVVTALHRRNELGDRVLGLLPLGTGNDFARGAGIPLEIEAAARVVLDGEVQPVDVLVDELGGVVVNNVHLGAGAQASRRAVRWKERLGSVGVGKVNLGKLGYPIGAALAAVKPPHLRLHVEVDGRTVADLDNPVLMVAVGIGRTVGGGAAITPEAEVGDGKADVMVAFATGPVEKLGYVADLALRRHQERDDVRYLRATSVAVAGEEFWTSADGEISGPERRRSWRVEPAAYRMTLPRDTPDA; translated from the coding sequence ATGGACCCGCTGCTCGTGATCACGAACGCGTCCGCCGGCACCTCCGACGAGGAGACGCTCGAGCGGGCGCTCGACGTGCTGCGCGAGAAGGCGTCGGTCGAGGTGGCCGCGACCTCCAACCCCGGCGAGCTCGACGGGGTGCTGCACCGTGCCGGCTCGCGCCGGATCGTCGTGGCGGGCGGCGACGGATCGCTGCACGCCGTGGTGACCGCCCTGCACCGGCGCAACGAGCTGGGCGACCGCGTGCTCGGCCTGCTGCCCCTCGGCACCGGCAACGACTTCGCCCGCGGCGCCGGGATTCCGCTGGAGATCGAGGCGGCCGCCCGGGTGGTGCTCGACGGCGAGGTGCAGCCCGTCGACGTGCTCGTCGACGAGCTGGGCGGCGTCGTCGTCAACAACGTGCACCTGGGTGCGGGCGCCCAGGCGAGCCGCCGCGCCGTCCGCTGGAAGGAGCGGCTGGGGTCCGTCGGGGTCGGCAAGGTCAACCTCGGCAAGCTCGGCTACCCCATCGGCGCCGCGCTCGCCGCGGTCAAGCCCCCGCACCTCCGGCTCCACGTCGAGGTCGACGGCCGCACCGTGGCCGACCTCGACAACCCCGTGCTCATGGTGGCCGTCGGCATCGGCCGCACCGTCGGGGGCGGCGCCGCGATCACCCCGGAGGCCGAGGTCGGCGACGGGAAGGCCGACGTCATGGTCGCCTTCGCGACGGGCCCGGTCGAGAAGCTGGGGTACGTCGCGGACCTCGCCCTGCGCCGCCACCAGGAGCGCGACGACGTGCGGTACCTGCGGGCCACCTCGGTCGCCGTGGCCGGCGAGGAGTTCTGGACGAGCGCGGACGGCGAGATCTCGGGCCCCGAGCGCCGGCGGTCGTGGCGGGTCGAGCCCGCGGCGTACCGGATGACGCTGCCGCGCGACACCCCCGACGCCTGA
- a CDS encoding helix-turn-helix domain-containing protein, whose translation MVTRRAVQAALSEFGLTLETEDLYWRVHGRHGQALDDVADALDFDGPAELQRALAPLVAMGAVAVDAAGLLQVPPMAHVLSQLLDEEVLRVEAAVRRVRELATTVPQVVPRIPVGPDAGEPLSGHRIPEGEAAATMARWIEESTGDILSLRPDQWRQPTHPALQRALTEALRSGRSARALYPVRALEQAPEALAERARMGEEIRVLAHVPTRLFVIPLTHALVPDMPGYETAGVLAVHERALVLLLAQYVELLWDRAVPVPELDLRGARERSRRLLLSELAAGAADEQIARTLGVSLRTVRRRVSDLMIDLGADSRFQAGVEAARRGWI comes from the coding sequence ATGGTGACGCGGCGGGCGGTGCAGGCGGCGCTCTCGGAGTTCGGCCTCACCCTGGAGACCGAGGACCTCTACTGGCGCGTGCACGGCCGTCACGGCCAGGCGCTCGACGACGTCGCGGACGCCCTCGACTTCGACGGTCCCGCCGAGCTGCAGCGGGCGCTCGCACCGCTCGTGGCCATGGGCGCCGTGGCGGTGGACGCCGCCGGGCTCCTCCAGGTGCCGCCGATGGCGCACGTGCTCAGCCAGCTCCTCGACGAGGAGGTCCTCCGCGTGGAGGCCGCGGTGCGTCGGGTGCGGGAGCTCGCGACCACGGTCCCGCAGGTCGTGCCCCGCATCCCCGTGGGGCCCGACGCGGGGGAGCCGCTGTCGGGCCACCGGATCCCCGAGGGGGAGGCCGCCGCGACGATGGCGCGCTGGATCGAGGAGAGCACCGGCGACATCCTGTCGCTGCGGCCCGACCAGTGGCGCCAGCCGACCCACCCGGCGCTGCAGCGGGCCCTCACCGAGGCACTCCGCTCGGGCCGCAGTGCGCGGGCGCTCTATCCCGTCCGTGCGCTCGAGCAGGCCCCCGAGGCGCTGGCCGAGCGGGCACGGATGGGCGAGGAGATCCGGGTGCTCGCCCACGTGCCGACGCGCCTGTTCGTCATCCCGCTGACCCACGCCCTGGTGCCCGACATGCCGGGCTACGAGACCGCCGGGGTGCTCGCCGTGCACGAGCGGGCGCTGGTGCTGCTGCTGGCGCAGTACGTCGAGCTGCTCTGGGACCGCGCCGTGCCCGTGCCGGAGCTCGACCTGCGCGGCGCCCGGGAGCGCAGCCGGCGGCTGCTGCTCTCCGAGCTGGCGGCGGGCGCCGCCGACGAGCAGATCGCCCGCACCCTCGGCGTCAGCCTCCGCACGGTGCGCCGCCGGGTCTCCGACCTCATGATCGACCTCGGGGCCGACTCCCGGTTCCAGGCGGGCGTCGAGGCCGCTCGCCGCGGCTGGATCTGA
- the lysS gene encoding lysine--tRNA ligase codes for MARRSSDSPAPEPTDWVTRAADDAIRHAGGDPRDPAVAEQLRAAGTVVTCASGISPSGPIHLGNLREFLTTHFVAEELKRRGVPARHLQSWDDFDRLRKIPEGVDPSWTTHIGKPLSAVPDPWECHTSWAEHFKAPLRAALAEMGCTMEEVDQTDRYRAGAYTAQVLHAIERRDVIESVLARHRTKQAVPEDASAEEAAALEDSVAEDDEPTQTGDLARFPYKPFCRTCGRDTVTLTSYDEETTDLAYTCDACGDSHVTNVRTQPEGKLVWKVDWPMRWSVEGVNFEPGGVDHASPGSSYTVGKEIVKLYDGRAPSFVGYSFVGVAGMAKMSSSKGGVPTAADALRVLEAPVLRWLYARRQPKQAFTVDLGPEVVRLYDEWDALGKKAANPAKRDAQVLAFERASTTSSAGTLPTPPVVVPFRTLSSIADVTAGSADQISRLVGDLGHAHDSVADLEPRLGRAITWTHEFVPEEDRTTVRTTPDRELLASLGELERTWLHLFLEHLPSAWADGSPDLDRVTTVVYGVPKLARGLALEDQPTDEVKADQKAFFRLLYRLLVDAERGPRLPTLVLALGPDTVRALIQAA; via the coding sequence ATGGCACGACGCAGCAGCGACTCCCCCGCCCCCGAGCCCACCGACTGGGTGACCCGGGCCGCGGACGACGCGATCCGCCACGCGGGCGGCGACCCGCGCGACCCCGCGGTCGCCGAGCAGCTCCGCGCCGCCGGCACGGTCGTCACCTGCGCGTCGGGCATCAGCCCCTCGGGCCCGATCCACCTGGGCAACCTGCGCGAGTTCCTGACGACGCACTTCGTGGCCGAGGAGCTGAAGCGCCGCGGCGTACCGGCTCGTCACCTCCAGTCGTGGGACGACTTCGACCGGCTCCGCAAGATCCCGGAGGGGGTCGACCCGTCGTGGACCACCCACATCGGCAAGCCGCTCTCCGCGGTCCCCGACCCGTGGGAGTGCCACACCTCGTGGGCCGAGCACTTCAAGGCGCCGCTGCGGGCCGCCCTCGCCGAGATGGGCTGCACGATGGAGGAGGTCGACCAGACCGACCGGTACCGCGCCGGGGCCTACACCGCGCAGGTGCTCCACGCGATCGAGCGTCGCGACGTCATCGAGTCGGTGCTCGCCCGCCACCGCACCAAGCAGGCCGTCCCCGAGGACGCCTCCGCCGAGGAGGCCGCCGCGCTCGAGGACTCGGTGGCCGAGGACGACGAGCCGACCCAGACCGGCGACCTCGCCCGGTTCCCCTACAAGCCGTTCTGCCGCACCTGCGGTCGCGACACGGTGACGCTGACGTCGTACGACGAGGAGACGACCGACCTCGCCTACACCTGCGACGCCTGCGGCGACTCCCACGTCACCAACGTGCGCACGCAGCCCGAGGGCAAGCTCGTCTGGAAGGTCGACTGGCCGATGCGCTGGTCGGTGGAGGGCGTGAACTTCGAGCCCGGCGGGGTCGACCACGCCTCGCCCGGGTCGTCGTACACCGTCGGCAAGGAGATCGTGAAGCTCTACGACGGCCGTGCGCCGTCGTTCGTGGGCTACTCGTTCGTCGGTGTCGCCGGCATGGCGAAGATGTCGTCGTCGAAGGGCGGCGTGCCCACGGCGGCCGACGCGCTCCGCGTGCTCGAGGCGCCCGTGCTGCGCTGGCTCTACGCGCGGCGCCAGCCCAAGCAGGCCTTCACGGTGGACCTCGGTCCGGAGGTCGTGCGCCTGTACGACGAGTGGGACGCCCTCGGCAAGAAGGCCGCGAACCCCGCGAAGCGCGACGCCCAGGTGCTGGCGTTCGAGCGCGCCTCGACGACGTCGAGCGCCGGGACGCTGCCGACGCCGCCCGTCGTCGTGCCGTTCCGCACGCTCTCGTCCATCGCCGACGTGACCGCCGGCAGCGCCGACCAGATCAGCCGGCTCGTGGGCGACCTGGGGCACGCGCACGACTCGGTGGCCGACCTCGAGCCGCGGCTCGGCCGGGCCATCACCTGGACCCACGAGTTCGTGCCGGAGGAGGACCGCACCACGGTGCGGACCACCCCCGACCGCGAGCTGCTCGCCTCCCTGGGCGAGCTGGAGCGCACGTGGCTGCACCTGTTCCTCGAGCACCTGCCGAGCGCCTGGGCCGACGGCTCGCCCGACCTCGACCGCGTCACGACGGTGGTCTACGGCGTGCCGAAGCTGGCCCGCGGGCTCGCGCTGGAGGACCAACCGACGGACGAGGTGAAGGCCGACCAGAAGGCGTTCTTCCGGCTGCTCTACCGGCTGCTCGTGGATGCCGAGCGCGGCCCCCGGCTGCCCACCCTCGTGCTCGCCCTGGGCCCGGACACCGTCCGGGCACTCATCCAGGCGGCCTGA
- a CDS encoding DUF3151 domain-containing protein translates to MSHVDLMAGPPPTRLPEDPAAAELEGSAPADVVRRHPESPVAWAALAEQAKAEGADAVTVYAYSRVGYHRSLDQLRRNGWKGYGPVPWDHEPNRGFLRALALLALTAREIGETAEWERCSEFLRDSSPAAYDALLGAV, encoded by the coding sequence ATGAGCCACGTCGACCTGATGGCGGGTCCGCCGCCGACCCGTCTGCCCGAGGACCCCGCCGCTGCTGAGCTGGAGGGCTCCGCCCCTGCGGACGTCGTCCGCCGTCACCCCGAGTCGCCGGTCGCCTGGGCCGCGCTCGCCGAGCAGGCGAAGGCCGAGGGGGCGGACGCCGTGACGGTCTACGCCTATTCCCGCGTCGGCTACCACCGCAGCCTCGACCAGCTGCGCCGCAACGGCTGGAAGGGCTACGGCCCGGTGCCGTGGGACCACGAGCCCAACCGTGGCTTCCTGCGCGCCCTCGCCCTGCTCGCGCTCACCGCGCGGGAGATCGGCGAGACGGCGGAGTGGGAGCGGTGCTCGGAGTTCCTGCGCGACTCGAGCCCCGCGGCGTACGACGCCCTGCTCGGCGCCGTCTGA
- a CDS encoding aspartate-semialdehyde dehydrogenase encodes MGVNIGVVGATGQVGVAMRQILLERGFEADEVRFFASARSAGTVLPFGDREITVEDASTADPSGLDIALFSAGATTSRAQAQRFVDAGVIVVDNSSAFRKDPAIPLVVSEVNPEAAASVIAAGRGIIANPNCTTMAAMPVLKPLHDEAGLVRLVASTYQAVSGSGVAGVEELATGIEAAGDKARELAYDGGAVAFGEPGVYKKTIAYNVLPFAGNLVDDGLEETDEEQKLRNESRKILGIPELRVSGICVRVPVFTGHSLAINAEFARPLSPARAKELLADAPGVQLVDIPTPLDAAGKDPSLVGRIRVDEGVDGGRGLALFVSNDNLRKGAALNTVQIAELIVASR; translated from the coding sequence ATGGGCGTGAACATCGGCGTCGTGGGCGCCACCGGGCAGGTCGGCGTCGCCATGCGGCAGATCCTCCTCGAGCGCGGCTTCGAGGCCGACGAGGTGCGGTTCTTCGCCTCGGCGCGCTCGGCGGGCACCGTGCTGCCCTTCGGTGACCGCGAGATCACGGTCGAGGACGCGTCCACGGCCGACCCGAGCGGTCTCGACATCGCGCTGTTCTCCGCGGGCGCGACGACGTCGCGCGCGCAGGCGCAGCGGTTCGTCGACGCCGGCGTCATCGTGGTCGACAACTCCAGCGCCTTCCGCAAGGACCCCGCGATCCCGCTGGTCGTCTCCGAGGTGAACCCGGAGGCTGCGGCGTCCGTCATCGCGGCCGGGCGCGGCATCATCGCCAACCCCAACTGCACGACGATGGCGGCCATGCCCGTCCTCAAGCCGCTGCACGACGAGGCCGGCCTGGTGCGGCTCGTCGCGTCGACGTACCAGGCGGTCTCGGGCTCCGGCGTCGCTGGCGTCGAGGAGCTCGCCACGGGCATCGAGGCGGCGGGCGACAAGGCTCGCGAGCTGGCCTACGACGGCGGGGCCGTCGCGTTCGGCGAGCCGGGGGTCTACAAGAAGACGATCGCCTACAACGTGCTGCCCTTCGCCGGGAACCTGGTCGACGACGGCCTCGAGGAGACCGACGAGGAGCAGAAGCTGCGCAACGAGTCGCGCAAGATCCTCGGCATCCCCGAGCTGCGCGTCTCCGGCATCTGCGTGCGTGTCCCGGTCTTCACGGGCCACTCGCTGGCGATCAACGCCGAGTTCGCGCGGCCGCTGTCGCCGGCGCGTGCCAAGGAGCTCCTCGCGGACGCCCCCGGCGTGCAGCTGGTCGACATCCCGACGCCGCTCGACGCGGCCGGCAAGGACCCGTCGCTGGTCGGCCGGATCCGCGTCGACGAGGGCGTCGACGGCGGCCGCGGCCTGGCCCTGTTCGTCAGCAACGACAACCTCCGCAAGGGTGCCGCGCTCAACACGGTGCAGATCGCGGAGCTGATCGTCGCCTCGCGCTGA
- a CDS encoding aspartate kinase → MSIVVQKYGGSSVADAAGIKRVAQRIVATRKKGHDVVVVVSAMGDTTDELRDLAQQVTPIPPPRELDMLLTAGERISMALVAMAINQLGYQARSFTGSQAGVITDSAHGRAKIIDITPGRIEQAIQAGDIAIVAGFQGVSQDTKDVTTLGRGASDTTAVALAAALGAEVCEIYSDVDGVFTADPRIVPKARKLDRVSTEEMLEMAANGAKILHLRCVEYGRRHNMPIHVRSTFSQKEGTWIVPEQQGAAMEDAIISGVAHDKSQAKITVVGVPDKVGEAARIFETLATTAVNLDMVVQNVSAAATGRTDISFTLPREDGQTAVTALAALQEQVGFDKLLYDDQIGKVSLIGAGMKSHPGITAKFFASLAAAGVNIEMISTSEIRISVIIDETQIDDAVRAAHTAFDLDDSDGEAVVYAGTGR, encoded by the coding sequence GTGAGCATTGTCGTGCAGAAGTACGGCGGCTCGTCCGTGGCCGACGCGGCCGGGATCAAGCGGGTCGCGCAGCGCATCGTGGCGACCCGCAAGAAGGGCCACGACGTCGTCGTGGTCGTCTCCGCGATGGGTGACACGACCGACGAGCTCCGCGACCTCGCGCAGCAGGTCACGCCGATCCCGCCGCCGCGCGAGCTCGACATGCTCCTCACGGCCGGGGAGCGCATCTCGATGGCGCTCGTCGCCATGGCGATCAACCAGCTGGGCTACCAGGCGCGCTCGTTCACCGGCTCGCAGGCCGGCGTCATCACCGACTCCGCGCACGGCCGGGCGAAGATCATCGACATCACGCCCGGCCGCATCGAGCAGGCTATCCAGGCCGGCGACATCGCGATCGTGGCGGGCTTCCAGGGCGTCAGCCAGGACACGAAGGACGTCACGACCCTCGGCCGTGGCGCCTCCGACACTACGGCGGTCGCGCTCGCGGCGGCGCTGGGCGCCGAGGTCTGCGAGATCTACTCCGACGTCGACGGCGTCTTCACGGCCGACCCCCGCATCGTCCCCAAGGCCCGCAAGCTCGACCGCGTCTCCACGGAGGAGATGCTCGAGATGGCCGCGAACGGCGCGAAGATCCTCCACCTGCGGTGCGTCGAGTACGGCCGCCGCCACAACATGCCCATCCACGTGCGCTCGACCTTCTCCCAGAAGGAAGGCACCTGGATCGTCCCCGAGCAGCAGGGAGCAGCCATGGAAGACGCGATCATCTCGGGCGTCGCCCACGACAAGAGCCAGGCCAAGATCACCGTCGTCGGCGTGCCCGACAAGGTGGGCGAGGCGGCGCGCATCTTCGAGACGCTCGCGACGACGGCCGTGAACCTCGACATGGTGGTGCAGAACGTCTCCGCCGCCGCGACGGGCCGCACGGACATCTCGTTCACGCTGCCGCGCGAGGACGGCCAGACCGCCGTGACGGCGCTCGCGGCGCTCCAGGAGCAGGTCGGCTTCGACAAGCTGCTCTACGACGACCAGATCGGCAAGGTCTCGCTGATCGGTGCCGGCATGAAGTCCCACCCGGGCATCACCGCGAAGTTCTTCGCGTCGCTGGCCGCGGCGGGCGTCAACATCGAGATGATCTCCACCTCGGAGATCCGCATCTCGGTCATCATCGACGAGACCCAGATCGACGACGCGGTGCGCGCGGCGCACACGGCGTTCGACCTGGACGACTCCGACGGCGAGGCCGTCGTCTACGCAGGGACGGGGCGCTGA
- a CDS encoding DUF5063 domain-containing protein: protein MTDSFKDEGVVFDLTGLDPEDEAALRSLAEVAPVETREAPDEFAQQIADQVASFLVALQAIAREADGSRSISLLLLEVSQVLLAGARLGVQQDFDPVEEFEPDAGPDPDLDEMRLRLADLLDGVDQFTEVFDPYGPDTGGAPELVESTLSDDLTSVASALAHGLRHFEAGRVAEALWWWQFSYVASWGSEASGALRALQSIVAHARLDASFVGEVERIAAADEMLDAGR, encoded by the coding sequence ATGACTGACAGCTTCAAGGACGAGGGCGTCGTCTTCGACCTGACCGGGCTGGACCCGGAGGACGAGGCCGCGCTGCGGTCGCTGGCGGAGGTCGCGCCCGTCGAGACCCGCGAGGCGCCCGACGAGTTCGCGCAGCAGATCGCCGACCAGGTCGCGAGCTTCCTCGTGGCGCTGCAGGCGATCGCCCGCGAGGCCGACGGCAGCCGGTCGATCTCGCTGCTGCTGCTCGAGGTCTCGCAGGTGCTCCTCGCGGGAGCGCGCCTCGGGGTGCAGCAGGACTTCGACCCGGTCGAGGAGTTCGAGCCCGACGCGGGTCCGGATCCCGACCTCGACGAGATGCGGCTGCGGCTGGCCGACCTGCTCGACGGGGTGGACCAGTTCACCGAGGTGTTCGACCCCTACGGCCCCGACACCGGGGGAGCGCCGGAGCTCGTCGAGTCGACGCTGTCCGACGATCTCACGTCGGTCGCCTCCGCCCTCGCCCACGGCCTGCGCCACTTCGAGGCCGGCCGCGTCGCCGAGGCCCTCTGGTGGTGGCAGTTCTCGTACGTCGCGAGCTGGGGCAGCGAGGCCTCGGGTGCCCTCCGGGCCCTGCAGTCGATCGTCGCCCACGCCCGTCTCGACGCCAGCTTCGTCGGCGAGGTGGAGCGCATCGCGGCCGCCGACGAGATGCTCGACGCCGGCCGCTGA
- the recR gene encoding recombination mediator RecR, whose product MYEGVVQDLIDELGRLPGVGPKSAQRIAFHLLQADPTDVRRLADALVEVTVKVKFCRICFNVSSEEECRICRDPRRDVSVICIVEEYKDVVAIERTREFKGRYHVLGGAISPIDGIGPEQLHIRELMVRLADGAVTEVILATDPNLEGEATATYLTRMLKPLGLRVTRLASGLPVGGDLEYADEVTLGRAFVGRRSADD is encoded by the coding sequence GTGTACGAAGGCGTCGTCCAGGACCTCATCGACGAGCTCGGCCGGTTGCCCGGCGTGGGTCCGAAGAGCGCGCAGCGCATCGCCTTCCACCTGCTGCAGGCCGACCCGACGGACGTCCGGCGGCTCGCCGACGCCCTCGTCGAGGTCACGGTGAAGGTGAAGTTCTGCCGCATCTGCTTCAACGTCTCCTCCGAGGAGGAGTGCCGCATCTGCCGCGACCCGCGCCGTGACGTCTCGGTGATCTGCATCGTCGAGGAGTACAAGGACGTCGTCGCGATCGAGCGCACCCGCGAGTTCAAGGGGCGCTACCACGTGCTCGGCGGCGCCATCAGCCCGATCGACGGCATCGGCCCGGAGCAGCTCCACATCCGCGAGCTGATGGTGCGGCTCGCCGACGGCGCGGTCACCGAGGTCATCCTCGCGACCGATCCCAACCTCGAGGGCGAGGCGACGGCGACCTACCTCACGCGCATGCTCAAGCCCCTGGGGTTGCGCGTGACCCGACTTGCGAGTGGACTGCCGGTGGGTGGTGACCTGGAGTACGCCGACGAGGTCACCCTCGGCCGCGCTTTCGTCGGGAGGAGATCGGCAGATGACTGA
- a CDS encoding YbaB/EbfC family nucleoid-associated protein, translating to MSQNPFDPAGGLPGGGGFDMGALLQQAQQMQEQLVAAQAELEEAEVDGSSGGVTVRVSGSGELKGVVIPPSAVDAADPDSLSDLGDLIVAAYRDARTQADRMAAEKLGPLAGGLGGFGGPEGGPQGGAPGLPGGIGF from the coding sequence ATGAGCCAGAACCCGTTCGACCCGGCCGGCGGCCTCCCCGGGGGAGGCGGCTTCGACATGGGCGCCCTCCTCCAGCAGGCCCAGCAGATGCAGGAGCAGCTCGTGGCCGCGCAGGCCGAGCTCGAGGAGGCGGAGGTCGACGGCTCGTCCGGCGGCGTGACCGTGCGCGTGTCCGGCTCGGGCGAGCTGAAGGGCGTGGTCATCCCGCCGAGCGCCGTCGACGCGGCCGACCCCGACTCGCTCTCCGACCTGGGTGACCTGATCGTGGCGGCGTACCGGGACGCGCGCACCCAGGCCGACCGCATGGCCGCGGAGAAGCTCGGCCCGCTCGCCGGCGGTCTCGGCGGTTTCGGCGGCCCCGAGGGCGGTCCCCAGGGCGGTGCGCCGGGCCTGCCCGGCGGCATCGGCTTCTGA